The genomic DNA ACAACTCGATGACATACAGAATGGATCGAGGACTAAGAACACAAATCGTTGGTGTCTCTTGGCGTATCAGACACAGGAACAAGGGGTGGAGTCCTGTCAACGTGCCACTCCGTCCTGCTATGCAAAGGTTTGGTGAGCCAGTATTGATGTGCCCCTGGGCAAGTTGCTCATGCAGTTCGTGGACATCGTAAAAGTAATTAGAAACAAACCATCCTTACAATCCCGTGACGGCGCCGTGCTCCcttttaaaaaaaaaaagattaAAATCAAATATGTCTTGGATTTCTGGGAGTGTTGTGCAGTCCCATGGGATATTCGTCAACATTTGAGACGTCATTATGAGCCCCAAGGATAGTACCCGGGTGGTGGAGGTGCCGTCCGTCCGAACGGACCCGGGGGTGGTCCTGGATGCCCCATGGGAGGAGGCATGGATCTCCTGTCTCTACCTCCCAAGCCTGGCGTTCTCCTGCTGGACGCATCGATGGGAGGCGGCGTCCTCCTTGAGAATGGATCTCTGTCGTGGCCACTAGGAGCAGTGATGGCCTGTGGTCTTcctggtggcggcggcggtcccCCGCCGCCTGCGAGCCTTCTTCCGGTTGATTTTCTTGAGCCACTGAGGGCGCTGAGAGGAGGGTCCTTGACAATAGGATCATCGTCGGGAGGCAGGCTAAGATCGACTAGACTGAAGAAATATTCCAAGACCTCGGGGTATCGTTGGACGCTGGATTGCCagtcctcgtcgatgccgcgcTTCAGGTCTGCTTGTGCCTGGGCGAGTTCGGTGGGATGGGGCGGCGCGTGATAATAGTGGTACGCAGTGGCGTTGATACGATCGATATTGGCGGCGTGAGCTACTTTTCGGCGCTCTGTGAGAAGCCGGAAATACTCCAAGATGTAGTCTTGGGCATGGGCCCGGACCCAGCTCCTTAGAAAGGCAATCAGCATAACGGACAGACATGCCAGGCATCATCAGACCTACCGAATGTCGTTGTATATGGACTGCATCATACGCTGCTCGGCCTGTTTTATGGCAACATCGAGCCCTTTGGCCTCACAGTCGCATGCCATAGAGGCGGGAGCATGGCATATGGCGCAGTCGGGGTCCATCCTAACAGTGGTCTTGCGTGTCCGCGGAGTGCGTGGCGTGCGCGGTCTGCGGTCTCTGGGATACATCTTAGCAGGATGTTACACTGACAGGTCTGTCTTTtgtggacgaggagaagTTCGAGAGGACAGTATATTGTCACAACGAGGTCAAGACGGGTCATCTACCACTAGTTGCAATGACATTATTCCTCTCGAGACCCAGATACGGGGTTTCATGGAGAAAGGTTGGTGGTATGGGAGCTGAACAGAAAGAGGCTCGTGGAGTGAGATGAAGGtgatggaagaagaaagggagagagagagagagagaggaaagcGGTGATGGACTGACCTGGCTTAAGTGATTATTAAGAGGGGGGATGGTTACAGCGCGGGAGGGAGTCGGCGGGCAGGGACAGGAGTTGGGAATAAACAAAACTAGGACGAATGAAGTGAGTTCCTCCCGTCTGCTGGTGCTATGTATCCTGCAGCATCGAACCATGAAACAGCaaggcaagcaagcaagcaacgCTTCCAAAGGGGCGCGATGGAAAAGATCGAGTCGACGACTGTGGCGGAGGTCGTAATAGTCAAACCGCAGACTATCATTCAACGGAGAGCAGAAGCAGATGATGCGGGAGGAGGCGTGGGGAGAAGAAGGTCTGATCCACGAGGATGCGgacagaggaagagaagatcGAATGGGGACGGGGTTTTTACTGCAGCAAGTGTCGTGGCTCGAATGCCAGCGTTCCCTAATATGCAAGCCTTGGGGGGTAGTGGCCCAATGAAGGGTAGGGAGCGGGATCCAAGTGAGAATGAGTAGGAGATCGGtaagagggagagggaaagagagagagagagaaaggtaGTCTGCCCGACGAGTTCCCAACGAGATCCGATAAGCGACCAGTAAGATCCGGGCTTGGTTCTTTgctggaaggggggagagagggtgGAAGATGAAAGAAACTGTCAAAAACTACAGCCGACTAGTCTAGAGATTGAGGGCAGAGAGCAGCAAGCAGAGTCAATGTGAGTGGAGGGGCAGGTTATGTGTGCGTTGTCGCCGCCCCTCGCTTTGCGTTGCTTCCGGTGCCGTTCCCGCATTTGGGCTTCAAGGCGGTCAAGGACGAGGGGCCAGGGGGGTACAGTAGAAGTACGATGCACAGAGGTATTTGCAGGCCTAGAGGAGAGCTGCAGTCAGAAGAAGCCGCGGGGCGGATTGCAGTGAAGAGTGaagcggggaggggggatggagTTTGGGGGGCTGGGCGACGAAAGAGACACTGCTCAGGCTGCGTTGGTGGCCCCGCTGGTCCAACGGGAGACGCCGAAGTGGAAAGAAAGCGGAGAGGGTCGGCGGGTCAGCTTCCAGAGGCCGAGACGACCGGCGGGGTGGGGTGGCTGGGCCGCTGGATGTCTCCTCTTTGCACCTCCTTACCTAAGTTCGCAGACCAGACCATCACAGCAGGCCAAGTACAGCACAAGCAAAGTACCTCACGTAGGTACGATGTGGAACGGGCAACTGATCGGCGAAGAACCACTTGGTTCTGCTCCGACGCAACCTGCAATATGAGAGCCCGATTTGCTCGGCCCCGAGTGGGCAACGAACGACTGACGGAGGCCCGGCTGCTCTCAACTCCCCAGGTCCTACTAGACGACAAACCCAGCAAAAAACAATCCCGAGTGTTTTCAAATCCCTTGAATCGTGACATGATACTACTCTTTCTGCCGCCTATGGTGGTTCTTGTCAGGCCTTCAGTGCTGTGTTTGCCACGCTCTGTGTCAGGGATACAGGCTTGCTCACCGCATCTTGTCGCATGCTGCCGGCCGCTTCATCAGCACCTGGTGGTGCATTCGCTAGAACAAATTGATAAGTCAGATTCTGAGCTCGCGCAAAGAACCCGATGGGCAATCTCCAGCGACGCGATCCAGGTCAGCCGAATTCCCCCCTGATAAGCCAGTCAAGAAGACAACGTCAGGCAACTTGACGAAGTGACGTTGAAGAGGCTGAAAAGACATGCGAGACCCGTCTTCACTCTTCCGGTCTTCCTCAGGCAGCTTGAGGAGATCTTGCGAGGCAGTGCACTCTGCCAAACATCGTATCAGACAGGTCGATAGgtagtaggtaggtagtggAGTGCTTAGGTGGTTCATCCCAGTCTCACAACGGCTACTCCCGCCCCAGCTCGATTATGTAATAAGTCCGAATTATCGTATCTTATCGCTCCCAACGGCGACAAAGTTCCAGAACTAATTTCTAGAGCTTCGCTCCGTCCGGCACTGTCGCAAACTTTCGACAACAACCGACGTCAATCGGCGCACTCAAAGAACGAAGATGGCGGCAAGATGCTCGGCAGGTCATACGCTCTTTCTTCCATTTCTCTACCCATCGTTGTTCGTTGGCAGAAATACGACGGCACCTCGCCTTGCTGCCCGAGCTGTCGCATGTCGCCGCCATAGCTCGACCAATGTCGCCCAGGAACCCAAGACCAGCCGACTAAACCCAGCCCCTGACGACTATTCTATGCCCATTTTCGCCGACAAAGCCTCAGTAACCCTCTATGCTGGTCCAGGTGGCCACGGTTGTATCTCGTTTTTCCGCGACGCATACCTTCCCGACGGCCCTCCgaatggcggcgatggcggt from Colletotrichum higginsianum IMI 349063 chromosome 3, whole genome shotgun sequence includes the following:
- a CDS encoding Serine/threonine protein phosphatase, encoding MYPRDRRPRTPRTPRTRKTTVRMDPDCAICHAPASMACDCEAKGLDVAIKQAEQRMMQSIYNDIRSWVRAHAQDYILEYFRLLTERRKVAHAANIDRINATAYHYYHAPPHPTELAQAQADLKRGIDEDWQSSVQRYPEVLEYFFSLVDLSLPPDDDPIVKDPPLSALSGSRKSTGRRLAGGGGPPPPPGRPQAITAPSGHDRDPFSRRTPPPIDASSRRTPGLGGRDRRSMPPPMGHPGPPPGPFGRTAPPPPGYYPWGS